The nucleotide window GAGCCGAGGGTACATCCCACGGCGGGCGCGACGGTAGTCGGTGCGCGCAAATTCCTGGTCGCCTATAACGTCTATCTCAATACCAGCGATGTCGACGTCGCGAAGAAAGTAGGGAAGGCGGTTCGGTTCTCGAATGGCGGCCTGCGGTTTGTGAAGGGCATGGGCATCCCTGTTCGCGGCCTGGCGCAGGTGTCGATGAACCTGACCGACACCGACCAGACACCGATTGCGCGAGTGTTTGAGTTCGTAAAGAGAGAAGCGGCTCGTTATGGAGTGATGCCGCTGTCGAGCGAGATCGTCGGTCTGATTCCGAAGAAGGCTCTGGAGGATGCGGCCGAGTGGTTTTTGCAGGTAGAGAATTTCGATTCCTCGCTGATCCTGGAGAATCGGCTGGCGGCGGTGATGGGCGGCAAGATGGCCGTGGGCGGACTGCGCGCCGGAGTGGAACCATTCATCGAACAACTGGCTGCGCCGACGGCTGCACCGGGTGGCGGAAGCGCTTCGGCGGCCGCGGGTGCCATGGCCGCGGCACTGGCGGCGATGGTCGCGGGTATGTCGCGAGGGAAGAAAGTTTACCTCCAGTATGAGGCGCAGCACAGCGAGGCCCTGGCGCGGTTGGCGACTCTTCGAGAGGAATTGAAGGCCGCGATTGATGCGGATAGCGAGGCTTACAAAGGAGTTGTTGCGGCGTTCAAGGCGGCGAAGGAGAATGCGGCGGCGCAGGAGCAGGTGAATGCTGCGATGCGAACCGCCACACTTGTGCCGCTTTCGGTGGCGGAGAAGTCGAAGGAAGTGGCCGGAATTATTGAGCAACTTAGGCCAATTACAAACCCCAAAATGGCGTCGGACCTGACGGTTGCGGCGGCAATGGCACGGACGGCCATCGAAGGCGCGCTGGCGAATGTCGAAATCAACCTGGAAGGCTTCGACGATGCGGGGTTTGTCGCGCAGGTTCGGGGAAAAGTTGCGAAGATCTGGAGTTGAAGCGGGCCGAGACAAAAAAAGACCCACATCTGCTGACTGCGGGAAACGTGGGGCACGGAGTGTCGATGGGGGACACGGAAGTTGTACGAACCTCTTCAGAAACACTGTTTCTGGCCATGGGTTCTACGTCTAAAGAGAGCTGCATCTAAGGGTAGTGTCAGCTTCCCGGGAGCTCTGAATCGAGTAAAATCATGTCTATGAAGCGGTTCATGTTTTTCGTCATTTTTGCGGTAGTACTCGCAGTCGCTGTGCCCAGTTTTGGGGCAGCGCTGGGCAGCAATGCCCGCACTGTTATTCCGGAGCACGTTCAGCAGATCATTTCTGTCGATTACCGCGCCCTGAAGAATTCCGAAACCGGACTGGCCCTGAAGGCCAAGGTCATGCCGGAGAACCTGAAGCAGTTCGAGACGGCGCTGAAGGGCATGAGCATTGATCCGGATAAGGATGTCGATCAGTTGGCGTTCGTGTCGTACCGGAATAGCAAGAACCAGCTTCGCGCATTTGGCCTGGCACAAGGCGACTTCCAGCCGAAGAAGTTCTATACCCGCATGAAGCTGAAGAAGGTTCTGCCGGCGAAGTACAAGGGATCGCTGATTTATAGCACCGGCAGCGGTATGGTCATGACCTTCCTCGATGACAGCACGATGTTGTTCGGCGAACTTGGAGCGGTTCACGACGCACTCGACACACGCAACGGCGAGGCCGAGAGCCTTGCTTCGAACCCGCAGATCAGTGACATGATGGCGTCGGTCGAGAGCGGTTCCGTGTGGAGTGTTCTCGACCAGATCGGGACGCAGAACATGATGCGGTCGGCGCTGGGAGATGCTTCGAAGCTTGCTGACTACGACACGGTGAAGAAGCGCCTGCTAGGGTCGCGCTATACGATGGATTTCGCGAACGGCGTGAACTTCAACCTCGACGTCCTGACCTCAGACACTTTCACAGCGGCAACGATGTCGTCGCTGATCCAGGCCGGAATGCAGATCAAGAAGATGAATGCAACACCGGTTGAGAAGGCCGCCATCGACGCCATGAGCGTCGACTCCAACAGCGGCCAGCTTCAGATCCATTTCAAGGCTGACGACCGGAAGTTCCAGTCGTTCCTGCAGTCGGATTTATTTCAGACGGTCGCGCGGTAGAAACACAGTTTTTAGTTCTCGGTTCCCAGTTCCAGTCGAAAGCTATATTCGACCGAAACTGGGAACTTTCTTGCATCAAAAATTCTTCATTTCTCTTCCGAGCGCTTTCAGCTCAGCTTCATTTCGGTGGAACCAGATCCACTGGCCCACTCTCTCCTTCACGACTAAGCCAGCGCTCACCAGGATTCTGAGGTGATGGGAGATGGTCGGTTGCGCTATTTTGAGGCGGTTCTCGATGTCGCTGGCGCACATTCCGTAGGGCTTATCGATGGAGCACTGTCCACGCTCAGCCAGCATACGGAGGATCTCTCGTCGATGCGGATCGGCGATGGCGCGCAACCGGATGCTTAGCTTGTCGTGAGAAATTTTGGGCATCGCAACACGTTACAGGGTTCGAGGTGCATGGGGCAAGAGAGCGCGGCGTTATTGATTGCTGAGTAACGTATGGAAGCGCCTGTTGCAACGCTCTACTGCTTTTGCCACGTGCTATCCACGTCAATTGGGATCTGGTTCTTGATTGGAATCGTCAGCAGGGTCGGAGCTTCAATTTTGAAGTCGGTAAGAGTTGCGGGGATGGTTCCCGCAATGTGGGCTTCGTTGCCGCTGGTAGTGACGTGAAAAGGAACATCTTTATATTGCACAGTTTGTCCGGCAAACTGAATTTCCAGGTTGAGCTTTAGATTCGAGGAGTTGATCTCCGATTCGGGGAACTGGGTTCGAACGATCACCATCGGGTACTGAGCGCCTCGGGTGACCTGTAGCATGTGGAGGTCGCGGTTGCTGTCGTGTCTTTTGAAGCGATGCTTCGCTGCGCCTGGCATCAAGAAATCAAAAAAACGAAAGCCTAGCCCGGCAACGGAG belongs to Terriglobia bacterium and includes:
- the ftcD gene encoding glutamate formimidoyltransferase; translation: MPTLIECVPNFSEGRDKAKVDAIIEAMKMDGVYLLDREMDADHNRCVITLVGDRAPIMEAVLRGIGKAAELIDLTKHQGAHPRMGATDVVPFIPIEGVTIEDCVQMAKQVGAEIWKRYQIPVYLYEAAAQRPERTNLENIRRGQFEGIRDEIATNPARMPDFGEPRVHPTAGATVVGARKFLVAYNVYLNTSDVDVAKKVGKAVRFSNGGLRFVKGMGIPVRGLAQVSMNLTDTDQTPIARVFEFVKREAARYGVMPLSSEIVGLIPKKALEDAAEWFLQVENFDSSLILENRLAAVMGGKMAVGGLRAGVEPFIEQLAAPTAAPGGGSASAAAGAMAAALAAMVAGMSRGKKVYLQYEAQHSEALARLATLREELKAAIDADSEAYKGVVAAFKAAKENAAAQEQVNAAMRTATLVPLSVAEKSKEVAGIIEQLRPITNPKMASDLTVAAAMARTAIEGALANVEINLEGFDDAGFVAQVRGKVAKIWS
- a CDS encoding metalloregulator ArsR/SmtB family transcription factor; translated protein: MPKISHDKLSIRLRAIADPHRREILRMLAERGQCSIDKPYGMCASDIENRLKIAQPTISHHLRILVSAGLVVKERVGQWIWFHRNEAELKALGREMKNF